Genomic window (Phaeodactylum tricornutum CCAP 1055/1 chromosome 3, complete sequence):
TGGTCCCAGACCTTTATAACTCAAATCAAGCAACGCGTGGGATTTGGATTCCGCGTAGGCGGATGTCACGCCATTGTCCGTGAGACCGTCTAGGAGCGCCTGGGCCCCGGCGTCTCCCATCGTGACGTCGCCTACGGCCAAGTGTTGGATTCGATGGCCGCAATGGGCAATGGCTTGTCCCAAACTACGTAGCGATTCCGGCGGCACGGCATGTCCCGAAGCATGGATCGCGCACAAGTGAGTGTTGGTGCCGTGCGCAAGTGCCGCGGCCAGCCGGTCTACCTGCGACGCCGACCAAGATTTTGTCGGCAGAATCACCAAATCCCGCAGCGTCGGATCATTCGCTTCCACGCGCAACATGAGCGCTTCGTAAGACGAGCCCCACCCGCTGGAACCACTCCACGCTCCGGCCATGATGGTGAAAAACAACGACCTATTCGAGCGGTGCGCGCAATCAGTTTACTTGGCCTACGTTGATCGGATTTCGTTAAAAAAACCTGACCGAGGTTGACTGTTGTGAGAGGGACATTCCCATATCCGGGTTCTGTAAATGTTTTCTGTCTTACTGTTTCGGgaagctaactgtaaatgacaAGTCTCATCATATGATAGGCAACAAAGCTATTTCTCCAAATTGTGCCGGACACCTTTGCCCTAACACATCCGCTCCCTATCACTCTTGAgatgtccatgatttgctCCCTGATTATGCATGATAGCTGTTTTGATGTCAAGAATCATGTCAGTGTGCTCCTTCTCCAAAGGGACCGAAAAAAAGCCAGCCCATGTTCTCTCTGTAAAGTGCTCTTCAATAGAAGTTGAGACGTTACGAGCCAGCTCCTTTTCAAGAGCTTCCATAACGCGTCTCTCTCTGGGTTGCTGTGATAAGTTCATTATACGCCATGCTGGTACCATGAATGTTCCAGCATAGCAAACAGCAGTGACGTTCTCATTCGGAAATATCCAGTTGAGGGCCTTTTCGTGCCACTCTCGAAGATTCTTATAGCGAAACGGATTTAAAAGTTGGTTGTCCTGCATTCCACCATGCTCCTTTTGTAGAAATGTCCTTGTATAATCACCTATCCAAAATTCATATAGTGTAGACGTGTCGTGGAATGCGGAATGTGCGCAGTCTGGTGTGACGCCACAGGCAAATTCATCTCCAGACGCTATTCGAAGCATTTCAGCTACACTTCGGTATCCCTTGTAGACTGGGAGCAATCGGAAGTTTTCCATTGTCCTGGGAGTGTCCTCCATGAACAGTACCACGGACGACGCTGCTTCTTCAGTAGTTGTCTTGGCAACGTAGCGATTGACAAAGTACGCATACGCGTACTCACATCCGCCTACATTTGGCAAAGGAACAACGTCGATTTGCTTGACACGAGGATCCTCAATGAAATTGGGCACGTCTGCTTCGTTCCCACATTTGGACAAGACGATTATTTTCACGGTGGCCTTTTTCTGGTTGGGCACCTGGCTCAAAACGGAATCGTATATTAGATTCAGGTCCGAACTACAATACGCGATTGCAACTTCGATTGTTTGGACAATCATCTGGTTACTGCTTTCCCGAATGGCTTCTCCCCACCAGAGCTGCTTCTGGAAATCACTGACTGTGGCATCATGAGGTTGCTCCTTGTTTCCAGGTGAGTGTTCCAAAAGACGAGGAGAAGTGTCCGTCAAAGGTGCGAAAATATCCACAGGAATGGCGGCATTTTGGACAATTGTTGCGGATTGCCTTACGACATCCATTGTCACCAAAACGAGCGTTGTACCCACACCGAGCATCAGCCATTTCCACAGCGCTCCTTTATTCCGAAGCGTCGCCGTTGGTTTCTCGAATTGCTGCGTCATGGCAGGTGCATCTTCCCGCCAAACATCGACTACGTTGTTATTGTCTAGTCTTCTGTGTTGAAACTCCATAATCTTGTGCTCGACGAAGTGATGGTGTTTGGATACGTTGCTTGTTGGGTCGAGATTGTGGGATCATCTTTCGGTGACGGTATGGCGGAGACTTTCAAAACCGAACACAGTAGCCTAGTTGTAAGAAGCTAGTAGGTCCGCGTTTTGCTCCTTGGCAGAGAGTGAGATTTGAAAATCTGTCGTTGGGAACGCATTTGTTACGCAATAGTGAACTGGAAAAACCATTTTGACCAAGAGAAAACGTAAAAATGGTTTTAATTGTCCATTGGAATCATTTTTACAATTAGGTACAGTGAGATAAGAGAATTCTCGGTTTTCAATCCTCCAAACAAGATTTCACGTTCGAATGAGTATTCACAGTCTGGAATATATATGAACAGTGAGAGCCGGACAGTGAGGTGTGCTTACAGGTAGGCTAAACCGCTTCCAACGGTCCCATCGTGCAGGAACCGGACCGGACCGTTTGTCCGAGGAAGCCTCACGTAGGGAGGACAGACAAGCGGGATTGTCCGAGCGCCGGACCTTCGGCCGCGCCGGCATTGGGAAAGGATTGTGTTGACCAAGGCTAAACGGTGTGCGCCCGAATCCGTACCAACCCGTCCAGACAAACTCCGCCACGGTCCCAACCAACCTTCCTTTACCCTCGGTATCATTGCTATCATTCGTACATGCCCTCACTCACATCTTCTTCCCAACCCAGCAAATacaattccaacaagaaTCATGACGAGTACAATCGGGGTGACTGATCGTCGTGCATTGGCGGCAGCACAGAGTTCTCCCCCGCCTCGGTCGTCCGCAGCGTCGCGTCGCGTCACTCCGCCGCGGGACGCCCTGTCGGTGGAGCCGAGCGTCGTGGACGAACTCCTTTTGGTGTGCGGTGTCATCGGAACGACGGTGTCCGATACGGACACTCCGGATCGCATCGTCCCCGTGGCGGACTGTCTCAACTGGTTGCAGGATTTGCAACGCGCCCTCCGTCGCGACGACGATCAGTACCGACCCATCTCGCTCCTCATGGCACAGTGGAAGATTGTGCCGCAGAAACTCCTGCCCCTCGTTGATTCCTGCCGGTACGATACCGATCTGGTACTCACCGTTGCCAAGATTCTCGTCATTCTCACCAAGCCACTCGCCGAGTCTACCGAGCGCGCCGGGAAACTGCCGATTGAAACCAAAACCAAGACCACCGAAGCGTACGTGCTTTTGTGTGTTTGAGTGTGTGGTGTGTCGAGTAGTATAtatttatatatatatatatgtttgtgtgtgtgtatgtgcTTTATAACGGtacatttactgttggaTGGGTGTGGGGAAGTCTGGTCGAAGACTTTGTGTAAACATGCCTGTACCCGGCCGGAAGGAACAAAGTTGTATTATCTTGCCTCTCACGGTGCAACCACAACGATCCTCTCGTTCTTGCAGAGTCATCCGGGAACAGATCCGACTACGCGAGAATGCTGTGCAACAAGCGGAAGCCCGTATGGAGTACAAACGCGCCATTTGTCACTACCATCACGGTCACACCCACGATTCCAACCCCACTAAAAGTGGAGGTGGCATTCTTTCAATCTTTGTCTCGCTCTTGGCTGAACCCTTGTCCAAGTCGGGCACCGCCCGCACCGAAGCGGACCATCTAAAGATCGAACTCGTCTTGCACTTGTTCCGCAATCTGCTGTCGGCTGAGCCATTGTTGCACTCGAGTGCAGCTGCTGTCGCGCAGGCACAGACGCTCCACGACGACTGCGTCGTCTTGCTCGACCAGGAACTTGTCCTCGAAATTCTGCTCGTCCTCGGCGCCGATATTGAACAACGCGAAAACTTGCAGTACAATCTACTGCTCATGGAACTGGTGCACCATTTGTTGCGCCATTACGATCCCGCCGTCGTTGCTCGGGCGGTTCCTTCCCCGACGGGCGCCGCCGCGGCGCTCCCGCCCAAGCCCAGACCGGGCCTCTTGTCCCAGTCCCTCCAACgcgaaaaacaaaaatttcACGCCCCAATCATGTCCCGCCACGCCCATTTCGGTGGCACGCTCGTCGTGAAACAGGCGCACAATCCGACCCAACAGCAGTACGTGAGTACGGCCGCACTCGGCCCGGGTCACCGGTCCGCGCCGCTCGCGTCCAAGCGCAAAACCAAAAAGTCGGAACCCTTCATCGGCTCCAAATCACACCCTTCCCACCACACGCGCACCGCCGCCACCCTGACTCCGTCCCGACAAAAGGCCGTCGCCGTACTCCAGGCATTCTGCCAACGCTGGGTTCAAGACTGTTACGGACCCGTGACCAAGTCGCTCAAACACGAATTTCGACGCGATTCCGTCCGCCTCGAAGAATCGGACCGGATTACCTTTTTTCGCATGGTCTGGTTCTTTGCGCGGTGGTGGAGGTTGTCGCCCGCTGCCGTCCGCAGTCGCCAAGTGCAGCAGGATGATACAGTTTCCAATCAGAGTGCCGTTGGCCAACTCATCTTCACTATGGACGTCTTTGCCTTCAATCTGGTCTTGAACGCGACGGATACCTTTCAACAGCATAAAAAGTATGCCCGATTGGCGCTAACGGTCGCGCTCTTGGGAGAAATGATGCACTTGTTGACCGCCATGTATTCTTCCCAGGAATCCACCGAGCAAATAATGGCCATGGGTTTAATGGACCGGCTCTTTTACGGCAGCGAACCGCTTGATCGATTGCCGAAATTGTTGTCGAGCTGGCAGCCGGGATCGTCCACGAGGGATTACTTGTGTGATTTGGTTGAAGTGGTACACGTGCAGCTCAAGCTTTTGGACACACACGCGCAGGCCTGTCGCAATGTGGACACGAGTCAAGCCAAGCACGATACCGTGGCCAAAATGAAATTGGCCGCGGCCGACTTCGATACCACTCACTACCTAACACGACGCATCATTTCGAATCATGTCGTGTACATGTATACACAACTTCTGACACAATACGATGTCAACGCGGCACACGTGAATCACCGCATAGTGGCTTTTTTACTGCGTCTTACCAAGCTGCAAATTGCCGGAACGGTCGAGCCGGAAGACGTGGTGTTGCCCGCACAGAAACTTTTGACAGCACCTAACGTCACTCTACAGCCAATGCTTTACAATTTCCAAGTGCTCCGCGTTTTCCAGACGATTCTGAACGACAAAAGTATTCGGCGAGACAAGGACTATGTAACACTGTTAGCGTTTGCGGCTGGCATTGTCCACGACTTCGCCCAGGCAGCCGAGCGCAATCCGGTCCTCTTCGTTGAGGCCCTATTCAAGCATCCCGTACCGCATCGGTTCTGCGAATACAGTGCTAATTTGTACGTGACCGAGGAGCTGCGCATGATTGCCGAGCGTGAGTTACTGCTCGAGGAACAGCGAAAGTTCGAAGAACAAGTTGCCGCTGTCcgtgacgatgacgattcGGAAGATGAACTCGAAttcgaagatttggaagtgGAATCCGAGGTTGCAACTAAAACAGTTAGCCTCGGGAGTAAACGAAAGGTTCTTTACGATAGTGACAGTGACGAAGGTGAGACCGATCCTGCTCCCTCGCTTCCAGCCGGAACTACCTCTTCGCGAGAGGTGGAGACTGGTGACAGCGAGGATAgtagtgacgacgacgagaaaatACGGGAGTCTCTTGAGCAGGAACACTCTTCTATACTGGGCGACTTTGCAAAGACTGGCGTCGTTGATCCCGACCATTCATCAGACGAGGAAGAGTTCGATCGATGGGTGGAAGAACCGCCactcaagaaaaagagaaGTGTTGACGAGGATGATCAGTGACGGTCAATGCATGCACTGCTGCTTGGCCAGGCCTCTCTATCACAACGTTGGAGGAAGTTTATTCGAACACACAATTAGAGAGGATGCTCCGTTAAACA
Coding sequences:
- a CDS encoding predicted protein, coding for MEFQHRRLDNNNVVDVWREDAPAMTQQFEKPTATLRNKGALWKWLMLGVGTTLVLVTMDVVRQSATIVQNAAIPVDIFAPLTDTSPRLLEHSPGNKEQPHDATVSDFQKQLWWGEAIRESSNQMIVQTIEVAIAYCSSDLNLIYDSVLSQVPNQKKATVKIIVLSKCGNEADVPNFIEDPRVKQIDVVPLPNVGGCEYAYAYFVNRYVAKTTTEEAASSVVLFMEDTPRTMENFRLLPVYKGYRSVAEMLRIASGDEFACGVTPDCAHSAFHDTSTLYEFWIGDYTRTFLQKEHGGMQDNQLLNPFRYKNLREWHEKALNWIFPNENVTAVCYAGTFMVPAWRIMNLSQQPRERRVMEALEKELARNVSTSIEEHFTERTWAGFFSVPLEKEHTDMILDIKTAIMHNQGANHGHLKSDRERMC
- the TIM_2 gene encoding timeless (The timeless gene in Drosophila melanogaster and its homologues in a number of other insects and mammals (including human) are involved in circadian rhythm control. This family includes related proteins from a number of fungal species and from Arabidopsis thaliana.) is translated as MTSTIGVTDRRALAAAQSSPPPRSSAASRRVTPPRDALSVEPSVVDELLLVCGVIGTTVSDTDTPDRIVPVADCLNWLQDLQRALRRDDDQYRPISLLMAQWKIVPQKLLPLVDSCRYDTDLVLTVAKILVILTKPLAESTERAGKLPIETKTKTTEAVIREQIRLRENAVQQAEARMEYKRAICHYHHGHTHDSNPTKSGGGILSIFVSLLAEPLSKSGTARTEADHLKIELVLHLFRNLLSAEPLLHSSAAAVAQAQTLHDDCVVLLDQELVLEILLVLGADIEQRENLQYNLLLMELVHHLLRHYDPAVVARAVPSPTGAAAALPPKPRPGLLSQSLQREKQKFHAPIMSRHAHFGGTLVVKQAHNPTQQQYVSTAALGPGHRSAPLASKRKTKKSEPFIGSKSHPSHHTRTAATLTPSRQKAVAVLQAFCQRWVQDCYGPVTKSLKHEFRRDSVRLEESDRITFFRMVWFFARWWRLSPAAVRSRQVQQDDTVSNQSAVGQLIFTMDVFAFNLVLNATDTFQQHKKYARLALTVALLGEMMHLLTAMYSSQESTEQIMAMGLMDRLFYGSEPLDRLPKLLSSWQPGSSTRDYLCDLVEVVHVQLKLLDTHAQACRNVDTSQAKHDTVAKMKLAAADFDTTHYLTRRIISNHVVYMYTQLLTQYDVNAAHVNHRIVAFLLRLTKLQIAGTVEPEDVVLPAQKLLTAPNVTLQPMLYNFQVLRVFQTILNDKSIRRDKDYVTLLAFAAGIVHDFAQAAERNPVLFVEALFKHPVPHRFCEYSANLYVTEELRMIAERELLLEEQRKFEEQVAAVRDDDDSEDELEFEDLEVESEVATKTVSLGSKRKVLYDSDSDEGETDPAPSLPAGTTSSREVETGDSEDSSDDDEKIRESLEQEHSSILGDFAKTGVVDPDHSSDEEEFDRWVEEPPLKKKRSVDEDDQ